A window from Temnothorax longispinosus isolate EJ_2023e chromosome 1, Tlon_JGU_v1, whole genome shotgun sequence encodes these proteins:
- the LOC139820880 gene encoding BRISC and BRCA1-A complex member 1 — MSDKETTDQEIQVISERLQSVTTIESACNNAQSQQRQQQQQQQQQQQAKSSRKNNNNDAARQPVDSKKAGVAATTTPADDYARVRNVPELNLPEKILLVIDTVREQQCTPFKLGTGATYLPLFMIKRVVENFVSAKSTIQPGIHEYALMSLNSRGACWLCDYTSNTKTVLNHLESITEDVPDEEQKTYDLGPLFEVIHARIATPVRNQPTFTSRVILIYGRSNSVPKFHTGQKYLESLTENPYFFLDVLFAHEPPSDDNMCEAVYAEIAALDTTSFSYIFEVGRNAAKIHDNMAKLLAHPLQRPPQKDTSYTLFSMTANQEVHTNV, encoded by the coding sequence ATGTCAGACAAGGAGACGACCGATCAGGAGATCCAGGTAATATCCGAGAGACTCCAGAGCGTCACGACCATCGAATCGGCGTGCAACAATGCCCAATCACAGCAGcggcagcagcaacaacaacaacaacagcagcagcaagcGAAGAGCTCGCGAAAGAACAATAATAACGATGCGGCGCGTCAGCCTGTGGACAGCAAAAAAGCTGGAGTCGCCGCCACCACGACTCCCGCGGACGATTATGCCCGCGTGAGGAACGTGCCCGAACTCAATCTACCCGAGAAGATTCTGCTCGTCATCGACACGGTGAGGGAGCAGCAATGTACGCCCTTCAAGCTGGGAACGGGCGCGACGTATCTACCGTTGTTCATGATAAAACGCGTGGTGGAGAACTTTGTTAGCGCCAAGTCCACCATACAGCCTGGGATACACGAATACGCATTGATGAGCCTGAACTCGCGCGGCGCTTGCTGGCTCTGCGACTACACCAGCAATACAAAGACCGTCCTTAACCACTTGGAGAGCATCACGGAGGATGTGCCGGACGAGGAGCAGAAGACCTACGACCTGGGGCCGCTGTTCGAGGTGATACACGCGCGGATTGCGACGCCGGTGAGGAATCAACCGACCTTCACCTCGCGCGTCATCCTGATATATGGACGATCAAATTCCGTCCCGAAGTTCCACACCGGGCAGAAGTATCTGGAGAGTCTGACGGAGAATCCGTACTTCTTCTTGGACGTGCTGTTCGCCCACGAACCGCCCAGCGACGACAACATGTGCGAGGCGGTGTACGCCGAAATCGCGGCTCTAGACACAACGAGTTTCTCTTATATCTTCGAGGTAGGCAGGAACGCTGCTAAGATACACGACAATATGGCAAAACTCCTGGCGCATCCCCTCCAGCGCCCGCCGCAGAAAGACACTTCGTATACTCTTTTCTCAATGACTGCCAATCAGGAAGTGCATACTAATGTGTAG
- the LOC139821005 gene encoding uncharacterized protein, producing the protein MVLPLYTIQRTISSVFPENFTSLSKHIGNRQYAIFLPNRTFKNTLIIIFRSMSCDARGRCHFCCKKHTVSVFGSDKETYTLLQKLNFRLVVLNTICSPCIIKLEDNFKRNFPDIRSPFEKTTTTGSTTHRNNDDLEIMEKSRVNENFQAGKATETDVEPERSVDSIDTENKAGINNSQVRKNTENIRKKQLTCEFCQKEFNHAGDLNKHRRKHTGEQPYACNMCERKFKTSSNLVRHQQIHLGIKPFCCQICGRTFTRKIKLSAHLMAKHHEALKSNRSMI; encoded by the exons ATGGTACTTCCACTATACACTATACAACGCACAATATCATCTGTTTTCCCGGAGAACTTTACGTCATTATCCAAGCACATTGGCAACCGCCAATACGCTATTTTTTTGCCTAATCGTACTTTTAAGAatacgttaataataatattcaggAGTATGTCGTGCGATGCTCGAGGACGCTGTCATTTCTGCTGCAAGAAACATACCGTGTCCGTATTCGGAAGCGACAAGGAGACATATACACTTctacaaaaattgaatttcaGACTTGTG GTTTTGAACACAATTTGTTCTCCTTGTATTATCAAACTCGAAGATAatttcaaaagaaattttcccGATATACGTTCACCTTTCGAAAAAACAACAACAACGGGATCTACCACCCATCGGAATAACGACGATTTAGAGATAATGGAAAAGTCGCGAGTCaacgaaaattttcaagcTGGGAAAGCCACGGAAACTGACGTTGAACCCGAAAGAAGCGTTGATTCTATTGACACAGAAAATAAAGCCGGTATCAACAATTCGCAAGTTCGCAAAAATACGGAAAATATAAGGAAGAAACAATTAACATGCGAATTCTGTCAAAAAGAATTCAATCACGCGGGAGATCTCAACAAGCATAGGAGGAAGCACACCGGTGAACAACCTTACGCGTGTAATATGTGCGAACGGAAGTTTAAGACGTCGTCTAATCTCGTCAGACATCAACAAATACATCTTGGGATAAAGCCGTTCTGCTGTCAGATTTGCGGACGCACTTTTACCCGAAAAATCAAACTTTCCGCCCACTTAATGGCAAAGCATCACGAAGCTTTGAAATCTAATCGGtcaatgatataa
- the LOC139819663 gene encoding uncharacterized protein isoform X3 translates to MTIWNVLLLLLQLVVYKSRSEMVITADDDFGLAPIDPEIADVVDWKRHACRRTCEDDAAPLDCYYTFKLESYHTMSKACYDCPFNITDCFRPHCVPADGMKRSLMVVNRQMPGPPIEVCQGDRIIVDMMNLLHAESTTMHWHGQHHLTTPYMDGVPYVSQCPIHPGATFRYNYIATEAGTHFWHSHIGFQRGDGVFGPLIVRVPPKIDWHKDLYDYDEYTLVVADWIHELSVAKFLSHYHADGHNKAPNLLINGLGRFIQDENETLTDMPITTFLVKPNFRYRFRLINAEFLNCPIEVSVDNHTLYVVSSDGRDVEPVQAESLVSYAGERFDFIIEMDQPVDNYWMRFRGLMDCDDRFLSAYQVAILRYEGAPEEEPLLEVSYNRTRNDTYGLQVNALNEGTESNNSISMPMLNATDNDDASNTREPDYQFYISYDFYGKDNPQFHRKNLYGFNQVKQQVLTPQLNHISMKLPPFPLLSERHLIKPDQFCNSSTVEECENDYCACTHVLQVETNSVVELILVDEGVAFDANHPFHLHGYQFRVVAMEKIGSNTTVAEVRELDNQGLIHRKLKRAPLKDTVTVPDGGYTIVRFYANNPGYWLFHCHIEFHAEIGMSLIFKVGEDKELPPVPNNFPKCGDWKPPVDDNEDKSETTQISSTEEMQMSGYDKRIADMIKQFAMYLTYFDQLLKVQTSSASSSSVTLLLFIVCLLSSVIRVQTF, encoded by the exons ATGACAATCTGGAACGTGCTGCTCTTACTGCTTCAGTTAGTTGTTTATAAAAGTCGATCAG AAATGGTAATAACGGCGGACGATGACTTTGGTCTGGCACCCATTGATCCCGAAATTGCCGATGTCGTTGACTGGAAGCGTCACGCATGTCGACGAACATGTGAGGATGATGCGGCGCCTCTGGACTGCTATTACACCTTCAAGCTGGAGTCTTATCATACAATGAGCAAGGCGTGTTACGACTGCCCCTTCAATATTACAGACTGTTTTCGGCCTCATTGCGTCCCGGCGGACGGCATGAAGCGATCACTCATGGTCGTGAACCGGCAAATGCCAGGCCCGCCGATCGAG gTGTGCCAAGGCGACAGGATAATAGTTGATATGATGAATTTATTGCACGCGGAAAGCACGACGATGCATTGGCACGGCCAGCATCATCTCACCACGCCGTACATGGACGGTGTACCCTACGTATCGCAATGCCCTATCCATCCTGGAGCGACCTTCCGATACAATTACATCGCCACCGAAGCCGGCACGCACTTCTGGCACTCTCACATAG GATTTCAAAGAGGTGACGGTGTGTTTGGCCCGTTGATTGTTCGTGTACCTCCTAAAATAGACTGGCACAAGGATCTGTATGACTACGATGAGTATACGCTAGTAGTCGCTGATTGGATTCATGAACTAAGTGTCGCCAAGTTTCTATCACATTACCATGCGGATGGTCATAATAAAGCGCCGAACTTACTCATAAACGGTCTGGGCCGTTTTATTCAGGATGAAAATGAAACTCTGACCGATATGCCTATTACGACGTTCCTCGTAAAACCG AATTTCCGATACAGATTCAGACTTATTAATGCAGAGTTCCTGAATTGCCCTATAGAAGTTTCTGTCGACAACCATACTTTGTACGTAGTCAGTTCAGACGGGCGCGATGTCGAACCGGTGCAAG CCGAATCATTGGTAAGTTACGCCGGTGAAAGGTTCGATTTTATAATTGAGATGGACCAACCGGTGGACAATTACTGGATGAGATTTCGAGGACTGATGGATTGCGACGACAGATTTTTGAGTGCCTATCAAGTCGCAATATTGCGATACGAAGGCGCACCTGAGGAAGAACCGCTGTTAGAAGTTTCGTACAATCGTACAAGAAATGATACCTATGGACTA CAAGTAAACGCTCTAAATGAAGGAACTGAATCGAATAACAGCATCAGTATGCCAATGTTGAATGCGACGGACAACGATGACGCTTCAAACACCAGAGAACCtgattatcaattttacataTCGTACGATTTTTACGGGAAGGATAATCCGCAATTTCACCGCAAAAATTTGTATGGCTTCAATCAAg TGAAACAACAAGTGCTCACACCGCAATTGAACCACATATCAATGAAGTTACCACCGTTTCCTCTCCTATCTGAAAGACACCTTATTAAACCGGATCAGTTTTGCAACTCCAGTACGGTTGAGGAATGCGAGAATGATTATTGCGCTTGCACTCACGTGCTTCAAGTTGAGACCAACAGCGTAGTGGAACTAATTCTGGTTGACGAAG GTGTTGCCTTCGATGCGAATCATCCGTTTCACCTTCACGGTTATCAGTTCCGCGTGGTGGCTATGGAAAAGATAGGATCTAATACTACTGTCGCTGAAGTGAGAGAACTAGATAATCAAGGTTTGATACACAGAAAACTCAAACGAGCACCTCTGAAGGACACAGTAACCGTGCCTGACGGTGGTTATACTATTGTACGATTTTACGCCAATAATCCAG GATATTGGTTATTCCATTGTCACATCGAGTTTCACGCGGAGATAGGAATGTCGCTGATCTTCAAGGTGGGCGAAGACAAGGAGTTGCCACCTGTGCCTAATAATTTTCCTAAATGCGGGGACTGGAAACCGCCGGTTGATGACAATGAGGACAAGTCCGAGACTACTCAAATTTCGTCGACCGAAGAAATGCAAATGTCAGGATACGACAAGCGTATCGCGGATATGATAAAGCAATTCGCGATGTATCTGACATATTTTGACCAGCTCTTGAAAGTACAGACATCCTCGGCATCCAGTTCGAGTGTAACGCTACtgctttttatcgtttgtcTTTTGAGTTCTGTGATTCGCGTGCAAACATTTTAA
- the LOC139819663 gene encoding uncharacterized protein isoform X1, whose amino-acid sequence MARSRMTIWNVLLLLLQLVVYKSRSEMVITADDDFGLAPIDPEIADVVDWKRHACRRTCEDDAAPLDCYYTFKLESYHTMSKACYDCPFNITDCFRPHCVPADGMKRSLMVVNRQMPGPPIEVCQGDRIIVDMMNLLHAESTTMHWHGQHHLTTPYMDGVPYVSQCPIHPGATFRYNYIATEAGTHFWHSHIGFQRGDGVFGPLIVRVPPKIDWHKDLYDYDEYTLVVADWIHELSVAKFLSHYHADGHNKAPNLLINGLGRFIQDENETLTDMPITTFLVKPNFRYRFRLINAEFLNCPIEVSVDNHTLYVVSSDGRDVEPVQAESLVSYAGERFDFIIEMDQPVDNYWMRFRGLMDCDDRFLSAYQVAILRYEGAPEEEPLLEVSYNRTRNDTYGLQVNALNEGTESNNSISMPMLNATDNDDASNTREPDYQFYISYDFYGKDNPQFHRKNLYGFNQVKQQVLTPQLNHISMKLPPFPLLSERHLIKPDQFCNSSTVEECENDYCACTHVLQVETNSVVELILVDEGVAFDANHPFHLHGYQFRVVAMEKIGSNTTVAEVRELDNQGLIHRKLKRAPLKDTVTVPDGGYTIVRFYANNPGYWLFHCHIEFHAEIGMSLIFKVGEDKELPPVPNNFPKCGDWKPPVDDNEDKSETTQISSTEEMQMSGYDKRIADMIKQFAMYLTYFDQLLKVQTSSASSSSVTLLLFIVCLLSSVIRVQTF is encoded by the exons ATCGAGAATGACAATCTGGAACGTGCTGCTCTTACTGCTTCAGTTAGTTGTTTATAAAAGTCGATCAG AAATGGTAATAACGGCGGACGATGACTTTGGTCTGGCACCCATTGATCCCGAAATTGCCGATGTCGTTGACTGGAAGCGTCACGCATGTCGACGAACATGTGAGGATGATGCGGCGCCTCTGGACTGCTATTACACCTTCAAGCTGGAGTCTTATCATACAATGAGCAAGGCGTGTTACGACTGCCCCTTCAATATTACAGACTGTTTTCGGCCTCATTGCGTCCCGGCGGACGGCATGAAGCGATCACTCATGGTCGTGAACCGGCAAATGCCAGGCCCGCCGATCGAG gTGTGCCAAGGCGACAGGATAATAGTTGATATGATGAATTTATTGCACGCGGAAAGCACGACGATGCATTGGCACGGCCAGCATCATCTCACCACGCCGTACATGGACGGTGTACCCTACGTATCGCAATGCCCTATCCATCCTGGAGCGACCTTCCGATACAATTACATCGCCACCGAAGCCGGCACGCACTTCTGGCACTCTCACATAG GATTTCAAAGAGGTGACGGTGTGTTTGGCCCGTTGATTGTTCGTGTACCTCCTAAAATAGACTGGCACAAGGATCTGTATGACTACGATGAGTATACGCTAGTAGTCGCTGATTGGATTCATGAACTAAGTGTCGCCAAGTTTCTATCACATTACCATGCGGATGGTCATAATAAAGCGCCGAACTTACTCATAAACGGTCTGGGCCGTTTTATTCAGGATGAAAATGAAACTCTGACCGATATGCCTATTACGACGTTCCTCGTAAAACCG AATTTCCGATACAGATTCAGACTTATTAATGCAGAGTTCCTGAATTGCCCTATAGAAGTTTCTGTCGACAACCATACTTTGTACGTAGTCAGTTCAGACGGGCGCGATGTCGAACCGGTGCAAG CCGAATCATTGGTAAGTTACGCCGGTGAAAGGTTCGATTTTATAATTGAGATGGACCAACCGGTGGACAATTACTGGATGAGATTTCGAGGACTGATGGATTGCGACGACAGATTTTTGAGTGCCTATCAAGTCGCAATATTGCGATACGAAGGCGCACCTGAGGAAGAACCGCTGTTAGAAGTTTCGTACAATCGTACAAGAAATGATACCTATGGACTA CAAGTAAACGCTCTAAATGAAGGAACTGAATCGAATAACAGCATCAGTATGCCAATGTTGAATGCGACGGACAACGATGACGCTTCAAACACCAGAGAACCtgattatcaattttacataTCGTACGATTTTTACGGGAAGGATAATCCGCAATTTCACCGCAAAAATTTGTATGGCTTCAATCAAg TGAAACAACAAGTGCTCACACCGCAATTGAACCACATATCAATGAAGTTACCACCGTTTCCTCTCCTATCTGAAAGACACCTTATTAAACCGGATCAGTTTTGCAACTCCAGTACGGTTGAGGAATGCGAGAATGATTATTGCGCTTGCACTCACGTGCTTCAAGTTGAGACCAACAGCGTAGTGGAACTAATTCTGGTTGACGAAG GTGTTGCCTTCGATGCGAATCATCCGTTTCACCTTCACGGTTATCAGTTCCGCGTGGTGGCTATGGAAAAGATAGGATCTAATACTACTGTCGCTGAAGTGAGAGAACTAGATAATCAAGGTTTGATACACAGAAAACTCAAACGAGCACCTCTGAAGGACACAGTAACCGTGCCTGACGGTGGTTATACTATTGTACGATTTTACGCCAATAATCCAG GATATTGGTTATTCCATTGTCACATCGAGTTTCACGCGGAGATAGGAATGTCGCTGATCTTCAAGGTGGGCGAAGACAAGGAGTTGCCACCTGTGCCTAATAATTTTCCTAAATGCGGGGACTGGAAACCGCCGGTTGATGACAATGAGGACAAGTCCGAGACTACTCAAATTTCGTCGACCGAAGAAATGCAAATGTCAGGATACGACAAGCGTATCGCGGATATGATAAAGCAATTCGCGATGTATCTGACATATTTTGACCAGCTCTTGAAAGTACAGACATCCTCGGCATCCAGTTCGAGTGTAACGCTACtgctttttatcgtttgtcTTTTGAGTTCTGTGATTCGCGTGCAAACATTTTAA
- the LOC139819663 gene encoding uncharacterized protein isoform X2 — translation MRSRMTIWNVLLLLLQLVVYKSRSEMVITADDDFGLAPIDPEIADVVDWKRHACRRTCEDDAAPLDCYYTFKLESYHTMSKACYDCPFNITDCFRPHCVPADGMKRSLMVVNRQMPGPPIEVCQGDRIIVDMMNLLHAESTTMHWHGQHHLTTPYMDGVPYVSQCPIHPGATFRYNYIATEAGTHFWHSHIGFQRGDGVFGPLIVRVPPKIDWHKDLYDYDEYTLVVADWIHELSVAKFLSHYHADGHNKAPNLLINGLGRFIQDENETLTDMPITTFLVKPNFRYRFRLINAEFLNCPIEVSVDNHTLYVVSSDGRDVEPVQAESLVSYAGERFDFIIEMDQPVDNYWMRFRGLMDCDDRFLSAYQVAILRYEGAPEEEPLLEVSYNRTRNDTYGLQVNALNEGTESNNSISMPMLNATDNDDASNTREPDYQFYISYDFYGKDNPQFHRKNLYGFNQVKQQVLTPQLNHISMKLPPFPLLSERHLIKPDQFCNSSTVEECENDYCACTHVLQVETNSVVELILVDEGVAFDANHPFHLHGYQFRVVAMEKIGSNTTVAEVRELDNQGLIHRKLKRAPLKDTVTVPDGGYTIVRFYANNPGYWLFHCHIEFHAEIGMSLIFKVGEDKELPPVPNNFPKCGDWKPPVDDNEDKSETTQISSTEEMQMSGYDKRIADMIKQFAMYLTYFDQLLKVQTSSASSSSVTLLLFIVCLLSSVIRVQTF, via the exons ATGCG ATCGAGAATGACAATCTGGAACGTGCTGCTCTTACTGCTTCAGTTAGTTGTTTATAAAAGTCGATCAG AAATGGTAATAACGGCGGACGATGACTTTGGTCTGGCACCCATTGATCCCGAAATTGCCGATGTCGTTGACTGGAAGCGTCACGCATGTCGACGAACATGTGAGGATGATGCGGCGCCTCTGGACTGCTATTACACCTTCAAGCTGGAGTCTTATCATACAATGAGCAAGGCGTGTTACGACTGCCCCTTCAATATTACAGACTGTTTTCGGCCTCATTGCGTCCCGGCGGACGGCATGAAGCGATCACTCATGGTCGTGAACCGGCAAATGCCAGGCCCGCCGATCGAG gTGTGCCAAGGCGACAGGATAATAGTTGATATGATGAATTTATTGCACGCGGAAAGCACGACGATGCATTGGCACGGCCAGCATCATCTCACCACGCCGTACATGGACGGTGTACCCTACGTATCGCAATGCCCTATCCATCCTGGAGCGACCTTCCGATACAATTACATCGCCACCGAAGCCGGCACGCACTTCTGGCACTCTCACATAG GATTTCAAAGAGGTGACGGTGTGTTTGGCCCGTTGATTGTTCGTGTACCTCCTAAAATAGACTGGCACAAGGATCTGTATGACTACGATGAGTATACGCTAGTAGTCGCTGATTGGATTCATGAACTAAGTGTCGCCAAGTTTCTATCACATTACCATGCGGATGGTCATAATAAAGCGCCGAACTTACTCATAAACGGTCTGGGCCGTTTTATTCAGGATGAAAATGAAACTCTGACCGATATGCCTATTACGACGTTCCTCGTAAAACCG AATTTCCGATACAGATTCAGACTTATTAATGCAGAGTTCCTGAATTGCCCTATAGAAGTTTCTGTCGACAACCATACTTTGTACGTAGTCAGTTCAGACGGGCGCGATGTCGAACCGGTGCAAG CCGAATCATTGGTAAGTTACGCCGGTGAAAGGTTCGATTTTATAATTGAGATGGACCAACCGGTGGACAATTACTGGATGAGATTTCGAGGACTGATGGATTGCGACGACAGATTTTTGAGTGCCTATCAAGTCGCAATATTGCGATACGAAGGCGCACCTGAGGAAGAACCGCTGTTAGAAGTTTCGTACAATCGTACAAGAAATGATACCTATGGACTA CAAGTAAACGCTCTAAATGAAGGAACTGAATCGAATAACAGCATCAGTATGCCAATGTTGAATGCGACGGACAACGATGACGCTTCAAACACCAGAGAACCtgattatcaattttacataTCGTACGATTTTTACGGGAAGGATAATCCGCAATTTCACCGCAAAAATTTGTATGGCTTCAATCAAg TGAAACAACAAGTGCTCACACCGCAATTGAACCACATATCAATGAAGTTACCACCGTTTCCTCTCCTATCTGAAAGACACCTTATTAAACCGGATCAGTTTTGCAACTCCAGTACGGTTGAGGAATGCGAGAATGATTATTGCGCTTGCACTCACGTGCTTCAAGTTGAGACCAACAGCGTAGTGGAACTAATTCTGGTTGACGAAG GTGTTGCCTTCGATGCGAATCATCCGTTTCACCTTCACGGTTATCAGTTCCGCGTGGTGGCTATGGAAAAGATAGGATCTAATACTACTGTCGCTGAAGTGAGAGAACTAGATAATCAAGGTTTGATACACAGAAAACTCAAACGAGCACCTCTGAAGGACACAGTAACCGTGCCTGACGGTGGTTATACTATTGTACGATTTTACGCCAATAATCCAG GATATTGGTTATTCCATTGTCACATCGAGTTTCACGCGGAGATAGGAATGTCGCTGATCTTCAAGGTGGGCGAAGACAAGGAGTTGCCACCTGTGCCTAATAATTTTCCTAAATGCGGGGACTGGAAACCGCCGGTTGATGACAATGAGGACAAGTCCGAGACTACTCAAATTTCGTCGACCGAAGAAATGCAAATGTCAGGATACGACAAGCGTATCGCGGATATGATAAAGCAATTCGCGATGTATCTGACATATTTTGACCAGCTCTTGAAAGTACAGACATCCTCGGCATCCAGTTCGAGTGTAACGCTACtgctttttatcgtttgtcTTTTGAGTTCTGTGATTCGCGTGCAAACATTTTAA